From Magnolia sinica isolate HGM2019 chromosome 13, MsV1, whole genome shotgun sequence, one genomic window encodes:
- the LOC131223099 gene encoding helicase and polymerase-containing protein TEBICHI isoform X5 produces MTSGSPRNRIDQFFTSKKKKTLSPGLKAEKTDKDAKIILDGSPSTKSTLDSFLVSPHHDKSPVKPSKSDHGAVPRQDPVKRNLTLEIDLASEVAHKPVSLLTNFRSPVHCQKADVLREPQKEASSEKSDGDIGSNEWSDVVRGSRGAGEVATCSPEEEMIAIASGKGNLELRQFAADFLSLYCSEVPANEQKLNRQKRNGSPSLLAVDSKTSKKKHCISDHNHSQTCSDRDYSEHVKSGSSHYEEIEGTGCKQGKEYGSTSVELYASSRKCNPAPNSSVIMAECVTPGPSTNVTSNHETPNWACRSSIISPGDAFWNEAIQIADGLFGPFDKFSVQASKTNKVIEGQHERGSTCVIESGRGIGNSAKLAETDTEPRHMGLNTSMELSEKLAKDNGKLPAVVFHKVSPLPVRHFDFSHEERNSDENAQPQCLEENMKDVTPIGNGLSNSLTRCTALRSKQNNSEGELIPSLPISLDMDQKFAALAGNGEMCQILDDASASSIGDGKGGLPRQENVLEKETKNSSFAYCKYDEATTPSSSRALNVSLLLSSWLPSEICSIYMKRGISKLYPWQVECLQVDGVLQKRNLVYCASTSAGKSFVAEILMLRRVISTGKMALLVLPYVSICAEKAEHLEGILEPLGKHVRSFYGNQGGGTLPKDTSVAVCTIEKANSLVNRLLEDGRLSEVGIIVIDELHMVGDQNRGYLLELMLTKLRYAAGEGNTESSSGDSSGTSSGKADPAHGLQIVGMSATMPNVAAVADWLQAALYQTDFRPVPLEEYFKVGNAIYNKKMELVRTIPKNADLGGKDPDNIVELCNEVVQEGHSVLIFCSSRKGCESTAKHVAKFLKEFSVSTREGVCEFSDSSSAIEALRKCPAGLDPILEETLHSGVAYHHAGLTVEEREIVETCYRRGLVRVLTATSTLAAGVNLPARRVIFRQPRIGRDFIDGTRYKQMAGRAGRTGIDTRGESILICKPEEVKRIAAVLNDNCPPLQSCLSEDKNGMTHAILEVVAGGIVQTANDIHRYVRCTLLNSTKPFQDVVKSAQDSLRWLCHRKFLEWNEETKLYSTTPLGRASFGSSLCPEESLVVLDDLSRAREGFVLSSDLHLVYLVTPINVDVEPDWELYYEKFMQLSVLDQSVGNRIGVGEPFLMRMAHGAPVHIQDKSRGNKKGERGRPQSVIVATYNSTLSDEQTIRVCKRFYVALMLSRLVQEVSVVDVCEAFKVSRGMVQALQENAGRFALMVSLFCERLGWNDLEGLVAKFQNRVSFGVRAEIVELTNIPYVKGSRARALYKAGLRTPLAIAEASLSEIVKALFESSSWASQEGSTMRRVQLGVAKKIKNGARKIVLDQAEEARVAAFSAFKSLGVLVPQLSQPLLPTAIGNSIMQEGVNSIMQEGGNSIMQEGGMVSSSEGTTSGFGNKQPNEDVQLAPSISEAEGNKKLCDLAQDHRIIELICESNTSMGIAGEVNSIGAMQYNCKDGASGTSIEVPALYHGPEFKAIINNTKNSESSFCQRLGNHCNSNRTPNGHLDNEEHEGNREKDLSNCMNGSITEKGPVNANNVPGGFDSFLDLWETISEFYFDVHFTKRSEQNTSVQFEIHGIAICWENSPVYYVSLSKDLISSDKLNLTGSCNDSCGTAAEDNTELLAPSYLWERAKHRWSRIAKIMECVDVRKVTWNLKAQIQVFKNPGVSIHKFGRLSLEEKERIGIKLRANSYLWLPSISVKDAVDMCVVVWILWPDEESSSTPNLEKEVKKRLSGEAAAAANRDGRWRNQMRRAAHNGCCRRAAQTRALGSVLWKLLISENLVEAVTRIESPLVEVLADMELWGIGVDMDACFRARHILGKKLKQLEKEAYSLAGMTFSLYTSADIANVLFRHLKLPISEGHSKGKKHPSTDKHSLDLLRHQHPIISVIREHRTLAKLLNSTLGSMCSRAKLCVQSQKYTVHGHWLQTSTATGRLSMEEPNLQCVEHMVDFKVHQNDKNSSSSSDAVHHQINPRDFFIPTQDDWLLLTADYSQIELRLMAHFSQDSSLIELLSRPDGDVFTMMAARWTGQQESTLSSRARDQTKRLVYGILYGMGANTLAEQLECSSDEAAEKIRSFKSSFPGVSAWLHYAVMFCRQKGCTTN; encoded by the exons ATGACATCGGGCTCACCTCGAAATCGCATCGATCAG TTTTTcacttcaaagaaaaagaaaactctaTCACCTGGTCTCAAGGCTGAGAAAACCGATAAAGATGCGAAAATCATATTGGATggatctcctagtaccaaaagtACTCTGGACAGCTTTCTTGTGAGTCCCCATCACGATAAAAGTCCGGTTAAACCTTCAAAGTCAGATCATGGTGCCGTGCCAAGGCAAGATCCTGTTAAACGGAATTTGACATTGGAGATTGATTTAGCTTCTGAAGTTGCACATAAACCTGTATCTTTGCTGACCAATTTTAGAAGTCCAGTTCATTGCCAAAAGGCTGATGTGCTAAGAGAACCTCAGAAAGAAGCATCATCTGAAAAATCAGATGGGGACATTGGTTCCAATGAATGGAGTGATGTTGTAAGGGGATCTCGTGGGGCAGGTGAGGTTGCAACCTGTTCGCCTGAAGAGGAGATGATTGCGATTGCATCTGGAAAGGGCAACTTGGAACTCCGACAGTTTGCAGCTGATTTTTTATCTTTATATTGCAG TGAAGTTCCAGCAAATGAACAGAAGTTGAACAGGCAAAAGAGAAATGGTAGTCCATCTTTGCTAGCTGTAGACAGCAAAACATCCAAGAAGAAGCACTGCATTTCAGATCATAACCACTCCCAAACGTGTTCTGACAGGGATTATTCTGAACATGTGAAGTCTGGATCGAGCCattatgaagaaattgaa GGAACCGGTTGTAAGCAAGGCAAGGAATATGGTAGCACAAGCGTTGAACTTTATGCTAGCTCGAGAAAATGCAATCCAGCACCTAATTCAAGCGTAATTATGGCAGAATGTGTTACACCTGGTCCATCGACCAATGTCACGTCTAATCATGAAACCCCTAATTGGGCATGTAGGAGCTCCATAATTTCTCCTGGAGATGCATTCTGGAATGAAGCCATCCAAATTGCTGATGGtttatttggcccatttgataaattttctgTTCAAGCTTCCAAAACTAATAAGGTCATTGAGGGCCAACATGAGCGAGGAAGCACATGTGTTATAGAAAGTGGAAGGGGTATTGGAAATTCAGCCAAATTAGCGGAAACTGATACTGAACCCAGACACATGGGACTGAACACTTCCATGGAATTGTCAGAGAAGCTTGCCAAAGATAATGGCAAGTTGCCTGCAGTTGTTTTTCACAAAGTATCCCCATTGCCTGTTAGACATTTTGACTTCTCACATGAGGAGAGAAACTCTGATGAGAATGCTCAGCCTCAATGTTTAGAGGAAAACATGAAGGATGTCACTCCTATAGGGAATGGACTTTCTAATAGTTTAACTCGTTGCACGGCTTTAAGAAGTAAACAAAATAACTCAGAAGGGGAACTCATACCTTCTTTACCCATATCTTTGGACATGGACCAGAAGTTTGCAGCTTTGGCTGGCAATGGAGAAATGTGCCAGATTCTAGATGATGCTTCTGCTTCATCCATAGGAGATGGCAAAGGGGGTCTCCCAAGACAAGAGAATGTTCTGGAGAAAGAAACCAAGAATAGTTCCTTTGCTTACTGCAAATATGATGAAGCCACTACTCCATCAAGTTCAAGAGCACTGAATGTCAGTTTACTGCTTAGCAGTTGGCTTCCTTCTGAAATATGCAGCATTTATATGAAGCGAGGCATTTCAAAACTTTATCCTTGGCAG GTTGAATGCCTTCAAGTTGATGGTGTCTTGCAGAAAAGAAATCTTGTGTACTGTGCATCTACAAG TGCTGGTAAAAGTTTTGTTGCTGAGATACTGATGTTGCGGCGAGTCATATCAACTGGAAAAATGGCATTGCTTGTCCTGCCATATGTATCTATTTGTGCAGAAAAg GCTGAACATCTGGAAGGAATTCTTGAGCCACTTGGCAAGCATGTTCGAAGTTTTTATGGCAACCAGGGTGGTGGAACACTTCCTAAAGACACTTCTGTAGCTGTCTGTACAATAGAGAAGGCAAACTCTCTTGTTAATAGATTGCTGGAAGACGGGCGTCTTTCAGAGGTTGGAATTATTGTGATAGATGAACTTCATATG GTTGGTGATCAGAACAGGGGCTATCTTTTGGAACTTATGCTGACAAAGCTTCGGTATGCAGCCGGTGAAGGCAATACAGAATCATCTAGTGGAGATAGCTCAGGTACAAGCAGTGGGAAAGCTGATCCTGCTCATGGTTTGCAAATTGTTGGGATGAGTGCAACCATGCCAAATGTAGCAGCTGTAGCTGATTGGCTTCAA GCAGCATTATATCAGACGGATTTCCGACCTGTTCCATTGGAGGAATATTTTAAAGTTGGAAATGCCATTTATAACAAAAAGATGGAACTTGTTCGAACAATTCCAAAAAATGCTGATCTAGGAGGTAAAGATCCAGACAACATTGTGGAATTATGCAATGAG GTTGTTCAAGAAGGTCATTCAGTGCTTATATTCTGTTCCAGTCGAAAAGGATGTGAATCAACTGCAAAGCATGTGGCAAAGTTCCTTAAAGAATTCTCTGTCAGCACTCGTGAAGGTGTTTGTgaatttagtgattcttcttcaGCTATTGAAGCCTTGCGGAAATGTCCTGCTGGATTGGACCCCATATTAGAGGAAACTCTTCATTCTGGTGTTGCCTACCACCATGCTGGCCTCACG GTTGAGGAAAGGGAGATTGTTGAAACTTGTTACCGTAGAGGACTTGTACGTGTCTTAACTGCTACATCAACCTTAGCTGCTGGTGTTAACCTGCCTGCTAGGAGGGTCATATTCCGACAACCCAGGATTGGCCGTGATTTCATTGATGGCACAAGATACAAACAAATGGCTGGTCGTGCTGGTCGGACTGGAATAGACACAAGAGGCGAAAGT ATACTGATATGCAAGCCAGAAGAAGTTAAAAGAATTGCAGCTGTGCTTAACGACAATTGCCCACCATTGCAGTCTTGCTTGTCTGAAGATAAAAATGGAATGACTCATGCAATCTTAGAAGTTGTCGCTGGTGGAATTGTTCAGACTGCAAATGACATTCATCGATATGTTAGGTGTACGCTTCTCAATTCGACGAAACCATTTCAAGACGTAGTAAAATCTGCTCAGGATTCTCTTCGCTGGCTGTGCCATAGGAAGTTTCTTGAATGGAATGAAGAAACTAAGTTGTACAGCACCACACCTCTTGGGCGTGCATCTTTTGGCAGTTCTCTCTGCCCTGAAGAATCACTT GTCGTTCTGGATGATCTTTCAAGGGCAAGAGAAGGATTCGTTCTCTCATCTGATCTGCATTTAGTTTACTTGGTCACGCCCATTAATGTTGATGTTGAACCAGATTGGGAATTGTATTATGAAAAGTTCATGCAGCTGTCTGTGCTTGACCAG TCTGTTGGCAACCGAATTGGGGTAGGAGAACCTTTCTTGATGCGCATGGCACATGGTGCACCTGTGCACATTCAGGATAAATCAAGAGGGAATAAGAAAGGGGAACGTGGTAGACCTCAAAGCGTAATTGTTGCTACTTACAACTCTACGCTTTCAGATGAACAAACCATTCGTGTGTGTAAAAGGTTTTACGTGGCGCTCATGTTGTCAAGACTTGTGCAG GAGGTATCTGTGGTTGACGTTTGTGAAGCCTTCAAAGTGTCCAGAGGCATGGTTCAGGCCTTACAAGAGAATGCTGGCAGGTTCGCTTTGATGGTTTCTTTGTTTTGTGAAAGACTTGGGTGGAATGATCTGGAAGGCTTGGTTGCAAAGTTCCAAAATCGGGTTTCATTTGGAGTCAGAGCGGAGATTGTAGAACTCACTAATATTCCATATGTTAAG GGTTCTCGTGCCCGGGCACTCTACAAAGCTGGCTTGCGCACCCCACTCGCTATTGCTGAAGCATCACTTTCGGAAATAGTCAAAGCTctttttgaatcttcttcatggGCTTCCCAAG AAGGTTCCACAATGCGACGCGTACAATTGGGAGTTGCCAAGAAGATTAAGAATGGTGCACGCAAAATTGTTCTTGACCAAGCTGAAGAAGCAAGAGTAGCAGCTTTTTCAGCTTTCAAATCGCTTGGGGTTCTTGTTCCTCAGCTTTCCCAGCCCTTACTGCCCACTGCCATTGGGAACTCCATCATGCAAGAAGGCGTTAACTCCATCATGCAAGAGGGCGGTAACTCCATCATGCAAGAGGGCGGCATGGTTTCTTCTAGCGAAGGCACTACTAGTGGCTTTGGTAATAAACAACCTAACGAAGATGTTCAACTTGCACCTAGTATATCTGAAGCGGAAGGAAATAAGAAACTTTGCGATTTAGCTCAAGACCATAGAATTATTGAGTTAATTTGTGAATCAAATACTAGCATGGGCATTGCAGGGGAAGTAAACTCCATTGGTGCCATGCAATATAACTGTAAAGATGGTGCCAGTGGAACATCGATTGAAGTGCCTGCTCTATATCACGGTCCTGAGTTCAAAGCAATTATCAACAACACCAAAAATTCGGAGTCGTCCTTCTGTCAGAGGTTGGGAAATCATTGCAACAGTAACAGGACACCTAATGGGCATCTTGACAATGAAGAGCATGAAGGGAACAGAGAAAAAGATCTATCGAACTGTATGAACGGCAGTATTACTGAGAAAGGTCCTGTTAATGCAAATAATGTGCCTGGTGGGTTTGACTCTTTCTTGGATCTGTGGGAAACAATCAGCGAGTTCTATTTTGATGTTCACTTCACCAAGAGATCTGAGCAGAACACTTCTGTCCAGTTTGAAATTCATGGCATAGCCATCTGCTGGGAAAACTCACCTGTCTACTACGTCAGCCTTTCCAAGGATCTGATATCTTCTGACAAGCTAAATTTAACTGGCAGTTGCAATGATTCTTGTGGGACTGCAGCTGAGGATAATACAGAACTTTTAGCTCCAAGTTATTTGTGGGAAAGAGCTAAACACAGATGGAGTAGGATAGCTAAGATTATGGAATGTGTTGATGTTAGAAAAGTCACTTGGAACTTGAAAGCTCAGATTCAGGTCTTCAAGAACCCTGGTGTTTCCATTCATAAATTTGGTAGGCTAAGCCttgaagaaaaagagaggatTGGTATCAAGCTGAGAGCCAATTCCTATTTGTGGCTACCTTCCATTTCAGTGAAAGATGCAGTCGATATGTGCGTTGTGGTGTGGATCCTATGGCCTGATGAGGAAAGCAGCTCCACTCCAAATCTTGAGAAG GAAGTTAAAAAACGGCTATCTGGTGAAGCTGCTGCTGCCGCTAATCGGGATGGTAGGTGGAGAAATCAGATGCGAAGAGCTGCGCATAATGGCTGTTGCCGTCGTGCTGCGCAAACACGGGCTTTGGGTTCTGTTTTATGGAAATTACTAATTTCTGAAAACCTTGTTGAAGCAGTCACTAGAATTGAGAGCCCACTA GTTGAAGTTCTTGCAGACATGGAGCTTTGGGGCATAGGTGTGGACATGGATGCATGTTTTCGTGCAAGGCATATATTAGGGAAAAAGCTAAAGCAGCTTGAGAAAGAAGCTTACAGCCTCGCTGGGATGACTTTCTCACTGTATACATCTGCAGATATTGCAAATGTACTATTCAGGCACTTAAAATTGCCCATATCTGAGGGCCACAGTAAAGGAAAAAAGCATCCAAGCACAGATAAACATTCCCTAGATCTGCTGAG GCATCAACATCCTATCATTTCCGTAATCAGAGAGCACAGGACATTGGCGAAGCTCTTAAACAGTACACTGGGATCAATGTGTTCACGGGCTAAGCTTTGTGTGCAGTCGCAAAAATATACAGTACATGGCCATTGGCTTCAAACCTCAACAGCCACTGGACGGCTTTCAATGGAGGAACCTAATCTGCAG TGTGTTGAACACATGGTTGACTTCAAAGTCCATCAAAATGATAAAAATAGCTCAAGTTCCTCAGATGCTGTTCATCATCAAATCAATCCTCGTGATTTCTTTATTCCCACCCAG GACGACTGGTTGCTGCTTACGGCAGATTACTCTCAGATTGAACTGCGGCTGATGGCTCATTTCTCCCAGGACTCTTCATTGATTGAACTTCTTAGCAGGCCAGATGGTGATGTTTTCACAATGATGGCTGCAAGATGGACAGGGCAGCAAGAATCTACACTAAGTTCCAGGGCGAGAGATCAGACGAAACGGTTAGTCTACGGCATCCTCTATGGCATGGGTGCCAATACCCTTGCAGAACAACTGGAATGCAGTTCAGATGAGGCTGCAGAAAAGATAAGAAGTTTCAAAAGTTCTTTCCCGGGTGTTTCTGCCTGGCTCCATTATGCTGTTATGTTTTGCCGTCAAAAAGG